The genomic stretch TAACACATTCCTTGCCGATGCTTGCAATTTGGCCATTACTTATTTCATCTGTTTTGTATTTACTTTTCCCAGCAGCAACATTTATTCATTTACTGTTATGGACGTTTATCGCGGTGGGATTACACATTTTTGTAGATATTTTTAATGCTTACGGGACACAAGCAGTCAGACCGTTTAAAGAAACATGGGTCGCATTTGGATTTATCAATACCTTTGATTGGTTCATTTTCGGTTCTCATGTTGTGGCTATTGCGGCTTGGTTGTTAGGTTCTCCTGTATTAGCTACATTTGTAACACTCTACGTCATTTTGGCACTTTATTATGTGGCGAGATTTGTTACACAACGAATGATTAAACATGCGGTTCAAAACTTAATTCCAGATTCAGAAGAAATCATTATTGCTTCCACCATCCACTTCTTCCAGTGGCGTGTGGCGGTAACAACCAAAGATCATTACTATGTAGGTCGAGCTTTCAAACGCAACATCTCTATCTACGAAAAATTTGACCGATTACCTGTTCCGGATAATGAAATCATCCGTTCTGCGAAAAAAGATAAAAATCTAGCTGCTTTTATCTCATTCTCCAAAGTTTACAACTGGCGCATTGAGGAAAAGCTAGATGGGACTTATGTAACATTTACCGATTTACGTTATCGTAGCAATGGACATTATCCATTTGTAGCAGTGGTGAAATTAGATGATGATTTAAAAATTGTTTCATCTTACACTGGTTGGATTTTCTCCACAGAAAAATTATACAA from Listeria monocytogenes ATCC 19117 encodes the following:
- a CDS encoding metal-dependent hydrolase, which translates into the protein MDTGTHVVMGIALGALATVDPVVAGSSQAAIGIMTATIIGSQIPDIDTVLKLKNNADYIRNHRGITHSLPMLAIWPLLISSVLYLLFPAATFIHLLLWTFIAVGLHIFVDIFNAYGTQAVRPFKETWVAFGFINTFDWFIFGSHVVAIAAWLLGSPVLATFVTLYVILALYYVARFVTQRMIKHAVQNLIPDSEEIIIASTIHFFQWRVAVTTKDHYYVGRAFKRNISIYEKFDRLPVPDNEIIRSAKKDKNLAAFISFSKVYNWRIEEKLDGTYVTFTDLRYRSNGHYPFVAVVKLDDDLKIVSSYTGWIFSTEKLYKKLAPVSI